TCAATCCCAAATTTTTCGGGGTTCCATCCTCTCCCTGTCCAAGGGACAGCTCAAGGCGGCCCGGGCCTTGGGCATGTCCGATGCCCTGGCCATCCGGTCCATCATCCTGCCCCAGGCCTTGCGCCTGTCCATTCCGGGATGGTCCAACGAGTACTCTATCATCCTCAAGGATTCGGCCCTGGCCTTCGTGCTTGGCGCCAGCGAGATCATGGCCCGGACTCATTTTGTCGCCTCCCGGACCTACAAACATCTGCCCCTGTATATCTGCGCGGCGGTACTCTATTTTGTGCTGACCTGGGTCGGGGTCCTCGCTCTGCGCGCCTTGGAAAAACGTTTCAGAATCAAGGGTTATGTACACTAAATGACGACTACGAACGCACGGAAACCAC
The genomic region above belongs to Deltaproteobacteria bacterium and contains:
- a CDS encoding amino acid ABC transporter permease: VWFFRGVPILVLLFLFYFGLFNFLGFNLSALAAATIVLGMTSGAYQSQIFRGSILSLSKGQLKAARALGMSDALAIRSIILPQALRLSIPGWSNEYSIILKDSALAFVLGASEIMARTHFVASRTYKHLPLYICAAVLYFVLTWVGVLALRALEKRFRIKGYVH